One genomic window of Bacteroidales bacterium includes the following:
- a CDS encoding phosphatase PAP2 family protein — translation MNFQRFTKKNIAINSLLVIAYLIWNMIIGGIREEHYFLVFLWLTLFYAHENTRKFITGFSLFIVYWIIYDSMRIIPNYEVSQVHIREPYEFEKALFGININNVLLTPNEYFNLNHSKFLDILSGLFYINWVPIPLAFAVYLFFKDKLLFVKFSLVFLFVNIVGFIIYYIYPAAPPWYVDIYGFDLHMGVQGNSAGLARFDEITGIPVFEGIYNKNANVLAAIPSLHASYPVVVLFYGIKKRLFKINWLFGIFMIGIWFSAVYSGHHYIIDIILGVFVALSVLILFEKFSQKLVLKNWIQKFIQKI, via the coding sequence ATGAACTTTCAAAGATTTACCAAAAAAAACATTGCCATAAATAGTTTGCTTGTTATTGCATACTTAATTTGGAATATGATTATCGGAGGAATAAGAGAAGAACATTATTTCCTTGTTTTTCTTTGGCTCACTTTGTTTTATGCTCACGAAAATACACGAAAATTCATTACTGGTTTTTCATTATTTATAGTTTATTGGATTATTTACGATTCCATGAGAATTATCCCTAATTATGAAGTTTCACAAGTACATATTCGTGAACCCTATGAATTTGAAAAAGCATTATTCGGTATAAATATTAATAATGTATTACTTACTCCTAATGAATACTTCAACCTTAACCACAGTAAGTTTTTAGACATTCTTTCCGGCTTATTTTATATTAACTGGGTTCCGATCCCACTTGCTTTTGCCGTTTACCTTTTTTTTAAAGACAAACTATTGTTTGTGAAATTTTCATTAGTCTTCTTATTTGTAAACATAGTCGGTTTTATAATCTATTATATTTATCCGGCTGCTCCGCCTTGGTATGTTGATATTTATGGATTCGACTTACATATGGGAGTACAAGGAAACAGTGCCGGTCTTGCTCGTTTTGACGAAATCACAGGAATTCCGGTATTTGAAGGTATTTATAATAAAAATGCAAATGTTTTAGCTGCAATTCCATCACTCCATGCATCTTACCCTGTTGTTGTTTTGTTCTACGGAATAAAAAAGCGACTATTTAAAATCAATTGGTTGTTTGGAATATTTATGATTGGCATATGGTTCTCTGCAGTATATTCAGGACATCATTATATCATTGATATTATTCTTGGTGTTTTTGTAGCGTTATCGGTACTAATTCTATTTGAAAAATTTTCACAAAAATTAGTTCTGAAAAATTGGATTCAAAAATTCATTCAAAAAATCTAA
- a CDS encoding N-acetyltransferase, with the protein MKNVKITEVKSKSDLKKFISFPDKLYKGNKYRVPQLHSFERSTLSKKKNPAFDFCESKYWLAYKDDKLAGRIAGIINHKSNEIWKEKNMRFGWIDFIDDIEVSSALIKTVESWAKENELTAVHGPLGFSDMDLEGMLVEGFDEIGTQATLYNYSYYPVHIEKLGYVKDVDWVQSEIKVPKKVPERVKRISNIVLKKYDLRILKAKKAKDVLPYAKSMFETQNKSFAHLYGYVPLTEKQIDYYAKEYFSLINTKYVCFVLDKNDEVVGFGITILSLSKALQKAKGKLFPFGFIKILKALKKNDTVDMFLQGVRPDYIKKGVAAVFFNELMQAYIDNGIKTAITSHALENNSAATQIFSVYNSRQHIRRRAYIKKDI; encoded by the coding sequence ATGAAAAATGTTAAAATAACAGAGGTAAAGTCCAAATCAGACCTCAAAAAATTTATTAGTTTTCCCGATAAGTTGTATAAAGGTAATAAATATAGAGTGCCGCAGTTGCATTCTTTTGAAAGATCTACATTATCGAAAAAAAAGAATCCTGCTTTTGATTTTTGCGAATCAAAATATTGGTTAGCCTATAAAGATGATAAACTTGCAGGGAGAATTGCCGGAATTATCAATCATAAATCAAATGAGATTTGGAAAGAGAAAAATATGCGTTTCGGATGGATTGATTTTATAGATGATATCGAAGTTTCATCTGCTTTGATTAAAACAGTAGAAAGCTGGGCAAAAGAAAATGAACTGACGGCAGTGCACGGCCCTTTAGGCTTCTCAGATATGGATCTAGAAGGAATGTTGGTAGAAGGTTTTGATGAAATCGGAACTCAGGCGACACTGTATAATTACTCCTATTATCCGGTTCATATAGAGAAACTCGGCTATGTAAAAGATGTTGATTGGGTTCAGTCCGAAATTAAAGTGCCGAAAAAAGTACCTGAAAGGGTCAAGCGTATCAGTAATATCGTTTTAAAAAAATATGATTTAAGAATATTAAAGGCAAAAAAAGCAAAAGATGTTTTACCCTATGCTAAGAGTATGTTCGAAACTCAGAATAAATCCTTTGCTCACCTTTACGGTTATGTTCCGCTTACAGAGAAACAAATAGATTATTATGCGAAAGAATATTTTTCACTGATAAATACTAAATATGTATGTTTTGTATTAGATAAGAATGACGAAGTTGTTGGTTTCGGTATAACAATTTTATCATTGTCAAAAGCCTTACAAAAAGCCAAAGGAAAGTTATTCCCTTTCGGATTTATCAAAATATTGAAGGCTTTAAAGAAGAATGATACTGTAGATATGTTTTTACAGGGTGTAAGGCCTGATTATATTAAAAAAGGAGTGGCTGCTGTTTTCTTCAATGAGTTAATGCAAGCTTATATTGATAACGGTATTAAAACAGCAATTACAAGCCATGCCTTAGAAAATAATAGTGCTGCTACTCAGATATTTAGTGTTTATAATAGCCGCCAACATATACGGAGACGAGCATATATAAAAAAAGATATTTAA
- a CDS encoding DUF4833 domain-containing protein has protein sequence MKIIISILIICFGLLTLQLPAQNDYPIPEKNKELLFYIQRNHNKNTIIYDANFDRDGNLIDNKPINVYWVRYEEQGQKMELRAIEKKFAYGLEFKKIKSHKHYYQIELVAYDKRKLWLKQEAPYKAAVYMMINGKLALLERQYIFADNSGLWPDVKYIELFGKDIVTNENRYEKIINN, from the coding sequence ATGAAAATAATTATTTCAATATTAATTATATGCTTCGGATTGTTAACATTACAACTTCCGGCTCAAAACGATTATCCTATTCCTGAAAAAAACAAGGAATTACTGTTTTATATTCAACGAAATCATAATAAGAATACAATAATCTACGATGCAAATTTTGACAGAGACGGAAATCTTATTGATAATAAACCGATAAATGTATACTGGGTCAGATATGAAGAGCAAGGGCAAAAAATGGAATTGCGTGCAATTGAAAAGAAATTTGCATATGGTTTAGAATTTAAAAAAATAAAATCACATAAGCATTATTATCAAATTGAACTTGTTGCATACGATAAGCGAAAACTTTGGTTAAAACAAGAAGCACCCTACAAGGCAGCGGTTTATATGATGATTAACGGTAAATTAGCTCTTTTGGAGCGTCAATATATTTTTGCAGATAACTCCGGGCTATGGCCGGATGTTAAATACATAGAGCTATTCGGGAAAGATATTGTAACAAATGAGAATAGATATGAAAAAATAATAAACAATTAG
- a CDS encoding GtrA family protein gives MFYKSDKKPNILISFFRYNISAIIATAVDFTILIGLTEIFQLWYFLSAVIGAIAGGIVAFLFSRNWVFKKRDGKIATQALKYILVWGTSIFLNTYGLYLFVEYLNFHYIISKVIVAVIIGIGFNFFMNKYFIFK, from the coding sequence ATGTTTTATAAGTCGGATAAAAAACCAAACATACTTATTTCTTTTTTTCGCTACAATATTTCAGCAATTATAGCAACGGCTGTTGACTTTACAATTTTAATAGGCCTGACAGAGATATTTCAACTTTGGTATTTCCTTTCTGCCGTAATCGGGGCAATTGCCGGAGGAATTGTTGCTTTTCTGTTTTCAAGAAATTGGGTTTTTAAAAAACGTGACGGTAAGATAGCAACACAAGCTTTAAAGTATATATTGGTGTGGGGAACAAGTATTTTTTTAAATACATATGGACTTTATCTTTTTGTTGAATACCTCAATTTTCATTATATCATTTCAAAAGTTATTGTGGCAGTAATCATCGGCATAGGATTTAATTTTTTTATGAACAAATATTTTATTTTTAAATAG
- a CDS encoding NAD(P)-dependent oxidoreductase produces the protein MKKILITGAGGFIGGFLVEEALKRNYEVYAGIRSTSSKTYLTHPDIKFLNVDLSDKNVLCEKLRTFDKFDYVIHNAGITKALKKEDFDKVNFKSTQNLIEALNETVGFPDKFIYISSLEAFGPGNEDTLQPIKDSDDPKPISKYGESKLKAERYIKSIETLPHLIFRPTGVYGPREKDYFLLYKGVKMGIETYVGTSEQYITFIYVKDLARLIFDAVESTVSGKSYFATDLKQYTAKEFNNVVKEQLNKKTIRIIFPKLFVKTLAFINEKIYSVFRKVPTLNTEKYKIISCKNWLCDSSAIRNDFGFIPKYDLKKGIKEAITWYKKEKLL, from the coding sequence GTGAAAAAAATTTTAATTACCGGTGCTGGGGGTTTTATCGGAGGTTTTCTTGTTGAGGAAGCTTTGAAAAGGAACTATGAAGTATATGCAGGCATCAGAAGTACAAGTTCGAAAACTTATCTGACACACCCGGATATTAAGTTTCTTAATGTGGACTTATCAGATAAAAATGTACTGTGTGAGAAATTAAGAACCTTTGATAAGTTCGATTATGTGATTCACAATGCCGGAATTACTAAAGCACTAAAAAAGGAAGATTTTGACAAGGTTAATTTTAAAAGCACACAAAACCTTATAGAGGCTTTAAACGAAACGGTCGGTTTTCCTGATAAATTTATTTACATCAGCAGTCTTGAAGCTTTTGGCCCCGGAAATGAAGATACTCTTCAACCGATAAAAGATTCAGACGACCCAAAACCGATTTCAAAATATGGAGAAAGTAAATTGAAAGCAGAGCGGTATATTAAATCTATTGAAACTCTTCCACATTTAATTTTCAGACCGACAGGTGTATACGGCCCTCGAGAAAAAGATTACTTCCTTTTATATAAAGGAGTTAAAATGGGAATTGAAACATATGTCGGCACATCTGAACAATACATTACTTTTATATATGTAAAAGATTTAGCTCGTTTGATTTTTGATGCAGTTGAATCAACGGTTTCAGGCAAATCCTATTTTGCAACAGATTTGAAACAATACACAGCCAAAGAATTTAATAATGTTGTAAAAGAACAATTAAACAAAAAAACCATTCGAATTATTTTCCCTAAACTTTTTGTTAAGACCTTAGCTTTTATAAACGAAAAAATATATTCTGTTTTTAGGAAAGTTCCGACTTTAAACACTGAAAAATATAAAATAATTTCCTGTAAAAACTGGCTTTGTGACAGTAGTGCGATTAGAAATGATTTTGGGTTTATTCCCAAATATGATTTAAAAAAAGGCATTAAAGAAGCAATTACTTGGTACAAAAAAGAAAAATTACTCTAA
- a CDS encoding phosphatidylglycerophosphatase A translates to MKTYKLIASGLGTGYSPVAPGTAGSILGILILYLFNYGLNYYNIHEITVVVLNLVVLVLVLLIGVYSIKRVHEVWEHDAGKIVIDEIVGVWIAVLIVPFHWQYYLIGLILFRFFDILKPFYIRKLDRLKSDWSVMLDDVLAGVYANIVLQIIVYFYVL, encoded by the coding sequence ATGAAAACATACAAACTAATAGCATCAGGGTTAGGAACAGGATACTCTCCAGTTGCCCCGGGAACAGCAGGTTCTATTCTCGGAATATTAATTTTATATTTATTCAACTATGGATTGAATTATTATAATATTCATGAAATTACGGTTGTTGTTCTTAATCTTGTTGTTTTAGTTTTAGTTCTTTTAATTGGTGTTTATTCTATAAAAAGAGTGCATGAAGTTTGGGAACATGATGCCGGTAAAATTGTAATTGATGAAATTGTCGGTGTATGGATTGCAGTTTTAATTGTACCGTTTCATTGGCAATATTATCTTATCGGTTTAATCTTATTTCGATTTTTTGATATCTTAAAACCATTTTATATAAGAAAATTAGACCGCCTTAAAAGCGACTGGAGCGTAATGCTTGATGATGTCTTAGCCGGAGTATATGCAAATATTGTTTTACAAATAATTGTTTATTTCTATGTTTTATAA
- a CDS encoding aminotransferase class I/II-fold pyridoxal phosphate-dependent enzyme — MRQLQQKYSKFNIPQLAKKKGIYPFYHPIESGQDAVVKLKGKDVLMFGSNSYLSLTNHPELKKAAKTAIDKYGTGASGSRLMNGNLDLHEELEIKLADFVKKPAATVFSTGFQTNIGTISTVVGRNDYIISDEKNHASIIEGTRLTYGKTLKYRHNDMGSLEKVLQKTDKNQITLIVTDGIFSMEGDIAQMDKICDLADKYSASVMVDDAHALGVLGAKGEGTAAEFNVTDKTDLIMGTFSKTLASLGGFVAGDFETINYIKHHARSLIFSASIPPASAATVLKALEIIKAEPERISRLWDNTNYAKKCLQQENFDIGNSESPIIPIFIGNDINTFVYSSMLLENGVYVNPVVHPAVAKDQGILRFSLMTNHTKEQIEIAVEKLVKSRAQIEKIKIPQFS; from the coding sequence ATGAGACAACTTCAACAAAAATATTCAAAGTTTAACATCCCTCAGCTTGCAAAGAAAAAAGGGATTTATCCTTTTTATCACCCGATTGAATCAGGGCAAGATGCAGTAGTAAAGCTTAAAGGGAAAGATGTATTAATGTTTGGTTCAAACAGTTACCTTAGCTTAACCAATCATCCGGAACTAAAAAAAGCTGCAAAAACTGCTATAGATAAGTACGGTACCGGAGCTTCAGGTTCAAGGTTAATGAATGGAAACCTTGATTTGCATGAAGAACTCGAAATTAAATTAGCAGATTTTGTTAAAAAGCCTGCAGCAACTGTATTCAGTACAGGTTTTCAAACCAATATCGGCACAATTTCTACAGTTGTAGGACGAAATGATTATATTATTTCTGATGAAAAAAATCATGCATCCATTATAGAGGGAACCAGATTAACCTACGGAAAAACGCTGAAATATCGCCATAACGATATGGGCTCTCTGGAAAAGGTTCTTCAAAAAACAGATAAAAATCAAATAACATTGATTGTCACAGACGGGATATTCAGCATGGAAGGCGATATTGCTCAGATGGATAAAATTTGTGATTTAGCCGATAAATATTCAGCATCCGTTATGGTTGATGATGCCCATGCTCTTGGAGTGTTGGGTGCTAAGGGTGAAGGAACAGCTGCGGAATTTAATGTGACCGATAAAACAGATCTTATTATGGGAACATTCAGTAAAACACTTGCCTCTCTCGGTGGTTTTGTTGCAGGAGATTTTGAAACGATTAATTACATTAAGCATCATGCTCGGTCTTTGATTTTTAGTGCGAGTATTCCGCCGGCTTCAGCGGCAACAGTTTTAAAAGCCTTAGAAATAATAAAAGCTGAACCTGAAAGAATCAGTCGTTTATGGGATAATACGAATTATGCGAAAAAATGCCTTCAACAAGAAAACTTTGACATCGGGAATAGTGAATCGCCCATTATACCCATTTTTATAGGAAATGATATTAATACCTTTGTCTATTCATCAATGTTATTGGAAAATGGGGTATATGTAAATCCGGTTGTTCATCCGGCAGTTGCAAAAGATCAGGGGATTCTCAGATTTTCTTTAATGACGAATCACACAAAAGAACAAATCGAAATAGCTGTTGAAAAACTTGTGAAAAGCAGAGCTCAAATTGAAAAAATTAAAATCCCACAATTTAGTTAA
- a CDS encoding DUF5686 and carboxypeptidase regulatory-like domain-containing protein, producing MRTNWITYIAILSISLLLVSRSTVYSQKMTHIKGKVIDAKTKEPIPFANVIFVGKNIGTITDYKGEYSLETQWPSNKIQALYMGYYSKYSDIIPEKNQIVNFELDPENYILDEVVVSSKRKRYRNKDNPAVTLIRKVIEHKNVNRKESLDFYEYDQYEKIEFDINNITEGFRNKRVFKNFQFVFDYVDTSSINGKPYLPIFLQENLSKVYYQKSPKSEKEYITGTNIVGSREYVDNDGISMMTDYLYEDIDIYDNNIPLLTNEFVSPLSNISPAIYKFRIMDTVDINGYDCIKLAFQPRNKLDFAFKGTLYIKNDSSYAVIKAKLQLTDGINLNFVNDLQIVQEFSFENNQCWVLTKDELVIDFNVRKKGAGMFGKKTVHFDNYLFNKERAEELYSGIDNVIKEDGFDQRKKEFWEKERLTKLSEQEENIFKMVDSVQSLPAFKKTMDILMLLVAGYWEFGKVNVGPVNTFYSFNDVEGFRFRLGGRTGDKFSEHLRLDGYLLYGFNDERFKYSGSAKWSLNKKPLKEYPVHSIMAMYQVETNFPGMEMQFINEDNFLLSFKRGVADKLLYYKMFKIEPFKDWGNGFSTTVNLKHIIQEPGGTLHFDYDDFSLNEITSSEISAILRFAPNEKFYQGINYRTQIISKYPVFQLSYTQGIKDVFNSDFNYGKLSFNVFKRFHLSPIGFTNFEFEAGKAFGEEIPYPLLFIHRANQTYSYQLHSYNMMNFLEFISDQYIAVYAEHNFYGFFFNKIPLIKRLKLRETISFKAIKGNVTDKNNPLITDGLMNFPTDIDGNTSTFTLTSEPYVEVSVGVGNIFKFFRVDLIKRVTYLDNPNVSEYGIRARFKFDF from the coding sequence ATGAGAACAAATTGGATTACATATATTGCCATTTTAAGTATAAGCCTGTTGTTGGTTTCAAGGTCAACAGTCTATTCACAAAAAATGACTCATATCAAAGGAAAAGTTATCGATGCAAAAACCAAAGAACCGATACCTTTTGCTAATGTTATTTTTGTCGGTAAAAATATCGGCACAATCACAGACTATAAGGGAGAATATTCGTTAGAAACTCAATGGCCTTCAAATAAAATTCAGGCATTATACATGGGGTACTATAGTAAGTATAGTGATATTATACCTGAAAAAAATCAAATTGTTAATTTTGAGTTAGACCCTGAAAATTATATACTGGATGAGGTCGTGGTGTCTTCAAAAAGAAAAAGATACCGAAACAAGGATAATCCTGCTGTTACTCTGATCAGAAAAGTTATTGAACATAAAAATGTAAACAGAAAAGAAAGTTTGGATTTTTATGAGTATGACCAATATGAAAAAATAGAATTTGACATTAATAATATTACTGAGGGGTTTAGAAATAAACGAGTTTTTAAAAATTTTCAATTTGTCTTTGATTATGTGGATACCTCGTCAATAAACGGGAAACCATATTTGCCGATATTTTTGCAAGAGAATTTATCAAAAGTATATTATCAAAAATCACCAAAGTCTGAAAAAGAATACATAACAGGAACAAATATTGTCGGTTCAAGAGAATATGTTGATAATGACGGAATCAGTATGATGACCGATTATTTATATGAAGACATTGATATATATGACAACAACATTCCTTTATTGACAAATGAATTTGTAAGTCCCTTATCAAATATTTCTCCGGCTATCTATAAATTCCGTATAATGGATACTGTAGATATTAACGGTTACGATTGTATTAAGCTTGCATTTCAACCAAGAAATAAATTAGATTTTGCTTTTAAAGGGACTTTGTATATTAAAAATGACAGTAGTTATGCCGTGATTAAAGCAAAACTACAATTAACTGACGGTATAAACTTAAATTTCGTGAATGACCTTCAAATTGTTCAAGAGTTTAGTTTTGAAAACAATCAATGCTGGGTACTAACAAAAGATGAGTTGGTTATCGATTTCAATGTAAGAAAAAAAGGAGCCGGGATGTTCGGGAAAAAGACGGTTCATTTCGACAACTATTTATTTAATAAAGAAAGGGCGGAAGAACTATATTCAGGAATTGATAATGTTATTAAAGAAGACGGTTTTGATCAAAGAAAGAAAGAATTTTGGGAAAAAGAAAGGCTGACAAAATTATCAGAACAAGAAGAGAATATTTTTAAAATGGTTGACAGTGTTCAAAGTTTACCTGCTTTTAAAAAAACCATGGATATATTAATGTTGTTAGTTGCCGGTTATTGGGAGTTCGGAAAAGTAAATGTCGGACCGGTAAATACATTTTATAGCTTTAATGATGTTGAAGGTTTTCGTTTTAGATTAGGAGGCAGAACAGGTGATAAATTTAGTGAACATTTAAGACTAGACGGTTATCTGTTATATGGCTTTAATGATGAACGCTTTAAATATTCAGGAAGTGCAAAATGGTCGCTTAATAAAAAGCCGTTAAAGGAATACCCGGTACACTCTATAATGGCAATGTATCAAGTAGAAACAAATTTTCCGGGTATGGAAATGCAGTTTATTAATGAAGATAACTTTTTACTGTCATTCAAACGAGGGGTCGCCGATAAACTGTTATATTATAAAATGTTTAAAATTGAGCCTTTCAAAGATTGGGGAAACGGTTTTTCAACAACGGTAAACTTAAAACACATTATTCAAGAACCGGGAGGAACATTGCATTTTGACTATGATGATTTTTCTTTAAATGAAATAACCTCAAGTGAAATTTCAGCAATATTACGATTTGCCCCGAATGAAAAATTTTACCAAGGAATTAACTATAGAACCCAAATTATTTCTAAATACCCGGTATTTCAATTATCCTACACTCAAGGAATAAAAGATGTTTTCAATTCTGATTTTAATTATGGTAAATTATCGTTTAATGTATTTAAACGTTTTCACCTTTCACCAATCGGATTTACTAATTTTGAATTTGAAGCAGGAAAAGCGTTCGGAGAGGAAATTCCTTATCCTTTACTATTTATTCATCGTGCGAATCAGACCTATTCCTACCAACTGCATTCATATAACATGATGAATTTTCTTGAATTCATAAGTGATCAATACATTGCTGTTTATGCTGAACATAATTTCTATGGCTTTTTCTTTAATAAAATACCTTTGATAAAACGGCTTAAACTGCGAGAAACAATATCATTTAAAGCAATAAAAGGGAATGTAACTGATAAAAATAATCCATTAATAACAGACGGATTAATGAACTTCCCGACAGACATTGACGGAAACACTTCTACATTTACTTTAACAAGTGAACCCTATGTTGAAGTAAGTGTAGGTGTCGGGAATATATTCAAATTTTTCAGGGTTGATTTAATTAAAAGAGTTACTTATCTGGATAACCCGAATGTTTCAGAATACGGTATCCGAGCAAGATTTAAATTTGATTTTTAA